A stretch of Amycolatopsis balhimycina FH 1894 DNA encodes these proteins:
- a CDS encoding phenylacetate--CoA ligase family protein — protein MEVLTVADTQPTVLEPAVAAGDARRYLEPELETASRAELEAFQQRRVLELVPEAYAQSAFYRELWSAAGVDPGEIRSLADFRRLVPTFTKKDVQAYRERTGDPFGGMLFGPPSGLSSIMSTSGTTSDPELIPEIWDAYPPLQLCSARDLWEIGLRPGDKVLVSAGSFRGFYDTFYHGMGLVPIFVDTWIGKGEEIVQALLRFRPAYLQLMMPTVLELERLEHTYDIRDALSSLKGASFAGQPLGRALAEKVRDDWGVEMFTYSSAGDTGTCWECREHDGYHLWEDLVLAESLDPASGEATGEGTVGELVATDLDNRAAPLIRYRSGDLVRIDRQPCGCGRTHARQWVVGRCGEETTVAGVPVVLGEVWAAVESQPETKDGMFQIIRESAIVDRLRLRVGYEPARTADVTELRARLRHAVLDRVGVEPDLDLVTVDDLLSRSSSVAKFPRVVKA, from the coding sequence ATGGAGGTACTCACCGTGGCCGACACGCAGCCCACAGTGCTGGAACCGGCGGTGGCAGCCGGCGACGCGCGCCGCTACCTGGAGCCCGAGCTCGAAACGGCGTCCCGCGCGGAACTGGAGGCGTTCCAGCAGCGACGCGTTCTCGAACTGGTGCCCGAGGCCTACGCGCAATCAGCCTTCTACCGCGAGCTGTGGTCCGCCGCCGGGGTCGACCCCGGCGAGATCCGCTCGCTGGCCGACTTCCGCCGGCTGGTGCCGACGTTCACCAAGAAGGACGTCCAGGCCTATCGGGAACGCACCGGCGACCCGTTCGGCGGGATGCTGTTCGGGCCACCGTCCGGGCTGTCGTCGATCATGTCCACCTCCGGGACGACCAGCGATCCCGAGCTGATCCCGGAGATCTGGGACGCCTACCCGCCGCTGCAGCTGTGTTCGGCGCGCGACCTGTGGGAGATCGGGCTGCGACCGGGCGACAAGGTCCTCGTGTCGGCCGGCTCGTTCCGGGGCTTCTACGACACCTTCTACCACGGCATGGGCCTGGTGCCGATCTTCGTGGACACCTGGATCGGCAAGGGCGAGGAGATCGTCCAGGCCCTGCTGCGGTTCCGGCCCGCCTACCTGCAGCTGATGATGCCGACCGTGCTCGAGCTCGAACGGCTGGAGCACACCTACGACATCCGGGACGCGCTGTCGTCCCTCAAGGGCGCCTCGTTCGCCGGGCAGCCGCTCGGCCGGGCGCTCGCCGAAAAGGTGCGCGACGACTGGGGCGTCGAGATGTTCACCTACAGCAGCGCGGGTGACACCGGGACGTGCTGGGAGTGCCGCGAACACGACGGCTACCACCTCTGGGAGGACCTCGTCCTGGCCGAAAGTCTCGACCCGGCCTCCGGCGAAGCGACCGGCGAGGGCACGGTCGGCGAGCTGGTGGCCACCGACCTGGACAACCGCGCGGCACCGCTGATCCGGTACCGCAGCGGCGATCTCGTCCGGATCGACCGGCAGCCGTGCGGCTGCGGGCGGACCCACGCCCGGCAGTGGGTGGTGGGCCGGTGCGGCGAGGAGACGACGGTCGCCGGCGTCCCGGTCGTGCTCGGTGAGGTCTGGGCCGCCGTCGAATCCCAGCCCGAGACGAAGGACGGCATGTTCCAGATCATCCGTGAATCGGCCATTGTGGACAGGTTGCGGCTGAGGGTCGGCTACGAACCGGCCCGCACCGCCGACGTCACCGAACTGCGGGCCCGGTTGCGGCACGCCGTGCTGGACCGGGTCGGCGTCGAGCCCGACCTCGACCTCGTCACCGTCGACGACCTCCTGTCCCGCAGTTCCAGCGTGGCCAAGTTCCCCCGGGTGGTGAAGGCATGA